From one Halosimplex rubrum genomic stretch:
- a CDS encoding DUF6735 family protein gives MGHRALVAYERTDGQYTLHYSHWGAANLKLKRRISAESPFGGDDTDSKWTKQLLAELADGLEADAVDGYLAGEDRPSTVVEPKPRATGLTLDEIVADHLDYLHHEAFFVVAPTFEVTAYRTLWFGLQYDSETVEQGETVGNGALATVRWYDGEPVGDGHLQGQFAALKDVVGDMLDKGVFTPSTARQYLKQKLAERVGDRQELLIPTGESPFETASLGKP, from the coding sequence ATGGGACACCGCGCACTCGTTGCGTACGAACGCACAGACGGACAGTACACGCTCCACTACAGCCACTGGGGCGCAGCGAACCTCAAGCTCAAGCGCCGAATTTCGGCTGAATCGCCGTTCGGTGGCGACGACACCGACTCCAAGTGGACGAAACAGCTCCTCGCAGAGCTTGCCGATGGCCTCGAGGCAGATGCGGTCGACGGCTACCTCGCCGGCGAGGATCGACCGTCGACGGTCGTCGAGCCGAAGCCCCGCGCCACCGGGCTCACCCTCGACGAGATCGTCGCGGACCATCTCGACTACCTCCATCACGAGGCGTTCTTCGTGGTGGCGCCGACGTTCGAGGTGACCGCCTATCGGACGCTGTGGTTCGGGCTCCAGTACGACTCAGAGACGGTCGAGCAGGGAGAAACAGTCGGGAACGGCGCGCTCGCGACGGTGCGCTGGTACGACGGCGAGCCGGTCGGCGACGGCCACCTACAGGGACAGTTCGCGGCCCTCAAAGACGTCGTTGGCGATATGCTCGACAAGGGCGTCTTCACGCCGTCGACGGCGAGACAGTACCTGAAACAGAAGCTGGCCGAGCGAGTCGGAGACCGACAGGAGCTCCTCATTCCGACCGGAGAATCACCCTTCGAGACAGCGAGTCTCGGCAAGCCGTAA
- a CDS encoding biosurfactant protein 1, which produces MHNRDFDFDELRPTVEASYIPDTRLGDECEGGRRRQRVAMSTSDYPDAPTDADGECRSCGASVPDGQTKCRFCLTNHLGSDATSTNEAATTTFLGVVYLVVESTTFYGAVAKGGAAANLLSANEAEPAVDDYTLIYDLDEAPARQLSEQWPSLPDAVQVASAEGERLLSAARDRTGWHGQEASERQEQATTRLYDQRGDGIRDASRLDAVLDDADNAVWLVPAIALTESTGEAAADRQATSVPTTQELECQTCGRATDHQFKTHESVPDEAWTGQPIWECRVCGSARYGPNLE; this is translated from the coding sequence ATGCACAACCGAGATTTTGACTTCGATGAATTGCGCCCGACCGTCGAGGCGTCCTACATTCCGGACACGAGGCTGGGGGATGAGTGTGAAGGTGGCCGCCGACGGCAACGCGTCGCGATGAGCACTAGTGATTACCCTGATGCACCGACGGATGCCGACGGCGAGTGCCGGTCCTGTGGGGCGTCAGTCCCAGACGGCCAGACGAAATGCCGGTTCTGCCTTACCAACCATCTCGGGAGTGACGCCACTAGCACGAACGAGGCAGCAACGACGACGTTCCTCGGAGTCGTCTACCTAGTCGTGGAGTCGACCACGTTCTACGGCGCCGTCGCGAAAGGCGGCGCCGCGGCGAACCTCCTCTCTGCCAACGAGGCGGAGCCGGCCGTCGACGACTACACGCTCATCTACGACCTCGACGAGGCGCCGGCGCGCCAGCTGTCCGAGCAATGGCCCTCACTTCCCGACGCGGTCCAGGTGGCGTCAGCGGAGGGAGAGCGGCTTCTCAGTGCCGCCCGTGACCGGACTGGATGGCACGGGCAGGAAGCGTCGGAGCGGCAGGAGCAGGCCACGACGCGACTCTACGACCAGCGTGGGGACGGCATCCGCGACGCGTCGCGTCTCGACGCGGTCCTCGACGACGCCGACAACGCGGTGTGGCTGGTTCCAGCGATAGCGCTGACCGAATCTACTGGCGAAGCTGCGGCCGATCGCCAGGCGACGTCGGTACCGACGACGCAGGAACTCGAGTGTCAAACCTGTGGACGGGCGACCGACCATCAGTTCAAAACGCATGAGTCGGTCCCGGATGAGGCGTGGACAGGACAACCGATCTGGGAGTGCCGGGTGTGTGGCTCAGCTCGCTACGGCCCCAATCTCGAGTAG